The Miscanthus floridulus cultivar M001 chromosome 6, ASM1932011v1, whole genome shotgun sequence genomic interval GAGTCATAAGGGCCTCATCCCAAATTACTAACGATGTTATCTGAATCAACTCAGCTAACATAGTACCTCTCTTTATGTCACAGATAGAGGTTTCATCTAGGTCACAAGGTATCTTGAACCGAGAGTGGGCTATGCAACCAGCAGGCAGCAATAGTGATGCGACTCCTGAAGATGCAACGGTAAGGACAATCTTGTTCTGTGATCTTAGATGGTTGACAATACAATTCCAAAGGAACATTTTGCCTGTACCACCATAGCCAGAGATAAAGAAGAAGCCAGGTTCTTCATTTGTAACCCTATTGACTATAGAATTGAAGGCAGCAATCTGGTCATCATTGAGTGCCGATTGGAAATCTGATTGATCAGATGAACAAGGAATGTTATATGATAATTCTTCTTCAACCAAACGGTTTGTGGAAGAAGAGGCAAAAGCACTTGTTCTATGTGGAAGATTGAAATTGCATATATTGCTACCACTTTTAGCAAACAAAGCAGTTAGATTATCAAGCAAGTGATTCCTAATGCCATTGTCTGCCATCTGGTAGTTTTGGTTACCAATCATGTCTCTAAACTGGTATTGAATGTCATCAGCTAGGAGTCTCCAAACCTTCTCAAAGAAGGCATACTCATCTCCAACCTCATAAAAGAGAAGCATGGTAACAAAAAGTTTTCTTAGCTGTCTAGAGGTTGCCCAAGCAGCAGCTTCATCAAAAGCACCGTACCACTCCTGGTCATCACCAAGAAGACCATGGGCCCTGCATGCACTCCTGAAAGTAGGATGGCAGATACCCTAGAAGGATCGAAGGTCTTCATAACCTGTGGCTCCTCTAACCACTAACAATAACATTCTTAGGAAGTACCGTTCACCAGCCGAAGGATGAACATAGTGGATACACCCTATTTTTCTAATGTTCCGACACCGTCATTCCCATGTCCTAGAGGTGTCCTCCCATCTCCACTTAGAAGGAAAGTCATAGTAAGTTAACTCCCTGCTTTGAGAATGGGTTTCATTAGCAATAAACCACTATGTGAGCATTGTCCTGCGTAGGAATTCCTGTGAGAGGACACGTGACATATTGGCTTTCGCACGATATGTAATGAAATTTTCATTGGGCACATGAATAGGCAACCTTTGTACAGATGGATAGTGCCTATGGATATCATAACCAAAGACTCTCCAACATGCATCTTGCTCACTTATATAGCGACAATCTAAATATTCCTTAACCTCATTAATAGTTCGACTCTCTTGATCATAGGGAGGGTCTACACCGTCTCTAACTCTTTGGAGGTACACCTTGCTACAATCCAGTCCTTTAGTCACATATTTGAAGAGGTACTTAACAAAGATGCTCTTGTTACACCATTCTACATTCATGTGAGCCTGGTATCTCTTGATCAAGGACAAATTATATGGCACAATCCATGAATTATCCAGTTTTTTTCCTCCTTTGTGCACAAACATATCACTATTTCTTCTTCTGTACATTGCAAATCCATTTTCATTGACCAAAGTTTCATCTTGGTAATGCTTGGGAAATCTTTTGGAACACCTGCTGTTTTTCATGCAAGGACAATTCATATTGGACCTTCCACAAGGACCGTGTACCATGTGTTCTGCCACAAGAGCATATCCCAGTGGATCTTCCTTTGGATTTGGTATCTCAGCACTAACAAACGAATCTACATACGATGAAGTTTGTTGTGAAGTGTCCACAGACAGCCAAAGAATGATGTGGGCATGTGGCAGACCATGTTTTTGGAACTCAACTGTATGAAGAACTGCATCATACATTGAAGTGTGCGAGTGTGAGATAGCGACATAGATCGCAGAAAACACAATGCACGTGTGAAGACATGAGATCAATACGAAAGAATAGGCTCTAACAGGCAGTGCAAAGGACTGATTGGATGGATTAGAAATGAACAAACATATGTAAATGGTAATTTGGAACAAGATAGGTAAATTTGGGATGGCTGCAGAAACAATCTAAAAGATGAGCAGGGACACAGGAGGAAAGAATAGGCATGATATTAGTACCTACACTACATGAACCAAAGGCTTTTCCACTCTTAATATCATGTAGTAGATCTTCAAGCTTCATATTAAAAACTCTAACAATGATGTCAGCTCTGTCACTAGGCCTCTGTCCTGGTTCAATGATACCCTTAGCTATTTCAGGCCACCTGGCGTTGCATGTGAATGTCACAAAGAAGTCAGGTGGACCATGAACCCTGCATATTGCAATGGCATCATGATAGATTTGAATCATGTATCGTTGGCCTCCCGTGAATGAGGATGGCAAAATTGTCATTTTCCCCATCTAGCTACCGTCCACACAGCCACGGTCTATGGCATTGGATATACCCTGAATATTGTCAACTCGAAGATCACTCTGATTATTCAGAATGTACCATAATCTAGTTTCATCTATAGCTGCTCTAGCATCAACCTTGGCCTGACTTGATAGAAGACCATAACAAAGATATGGATTTGGCCGATTCCGTCTATAATGGAAATTGTAATAGAAGTACTCCCGCATAGTAACCTTTGTGCGAGTGTTTTTCTTAGCTGGCATAGCACCATTATACAGAACACCAATCTGGTATCCACGCTCACCATACGAGAATAACAAAGGATACTATAATCCCATATAGGCAGGGTGCAAAGAAGATATTTGCTGCAGTTCTCCAGAGTGTGTTTGAATGACTATATCACACTGGAAAGTATCAAGAGAAAACTCCTCGACCACAAGCATAGCAAGCTGATTAGTAGTCGGTAGACTGTACTGAACGGGATCTCCTTCTTTAGCTCCTATAATTCTCACAACGAAATCTTTAGTCTGTCCATCCTAAAGTCTATCGCGTGCCATCCTAAATTTTTTAGCAAAAGGATTATGTTGGTCAAGCATATCTATGAGGCTCTGAGTAATGTGAGGATCCAAATTGTCATAAGATATGTCAGCAGGTGCTAAAGCCCGCATTCTGTTATCGAACTCATTAGCGGTGTCATAAatatagagctacaaaaatttaGGAGGGCTTCCATCTGGTGGCAAGAGAGATCCAATCCTATGGTGCACCTGTCCACTAATTCTGTAAATCGGAGGGCCATGGCCATCGTTAAGCGAACGATCAATGTTAGCCCCCATAGACGTGAAGGCAAAAAGGCAATTGTATTGCCTAATATTCTTCATGAATTTGTTGGAACGAGAACCTCCACGAAACATAGCTAGCACAGGCAAAGTATTAGGGCGAGGATGGAAAGGTAGGATGACAACTTTCCCACTCCAGCAGCAGTTGTTATAAACAATATTATCATTAGTACGTGAAGACTCAGACTTGGCCCTCTCACCATACTAGAACACAACATCACAATGATGGCATTGATAATCTGGGGGGCCATAGTACGACCTATCTCGATAAGAGGCTATAAATCAAGGTTTTAAAAAGCGGCCGTTTAGAGACGATGAATAGGAGCAATGAGTCTTTGAGGGAACGAAACAGGGATAGGACAGCACAACTAATTTTGTTTCAGGAGCGTCTAAAATTTACCTTTGAGCGCATTAACATATTCGTCATCGAAATGGCCACACTCAAGAGACGGTGTGTAACTCTTTGAATGACATGTGAGGCAGCTCGATTAAAGTAGTGGTACACTAAGCATGAACAAGATTGTATTTGGTTGAAatacaaagaagagaaagaatttGTGGAAGCTACGTGTCCTATTTGCTCGATATGAAACCGGCAATATACCTGTCTAGGCAAGGCGGTGTTGATCCAATAGCCTTTTTCGTCTATGGCAGGACTCAGAAGGATCTAAGATGAGCAATGCATGGAAAACACGGCCACCTAAGAGGAGAGAACCAGACCACAGGTAACACTATGATCAGCTAAAAGGATCGAGACTAGGGACTAAACACAGCATGAAGTACATAGAGGAACATTATACAATTTGTTGCGTTGCGGGTCACAAAACAAGGCGGACCTGAGGACGTTGAGGAGGCTAAACAGAATCATCGCGCACAACGATCAAGTTCATCAATAAGGCAAGCATCCCAAACATGATGACATAATAAAAGGAAAATTTCAGTAAATGAGCAACACGTAGATTATCATAGGAAGGTAACATTTGGTTATAGAAGTTTGAGGCCAAAAATGTACACACATGATTGTTTGTTGTCAACAGAGCAATGCGCCGTAGTGGCCATGTATGTGTACCAGCTGAGACTATACCAACTAGGAAGGAGAACAAGGCATGTGGCGACAGATACATAAGAGAACGAAGATGGTAAAGAACTTAACTAATCTGTAATTAAAGGTAACGTCATATGAGACGTGGAAGGCACTTTTATACAAGGGTCGAAAAAGTAAGGATGTCTAAAAAAAGGCAACAACAATAGGGACAAAGAAACCTAAAGGAAATAATTTGTTGAAGCAATGTTCGAGGATAGAGGAAAACAACATAACAGAAAAGGATACATTTATGTTATTATGACTGATAGAGAAGGTACATCTATTGAACTAACTGGGCACAGGAAGCAATTTGACATATAGGAACTCACAAATGGAGGAGTGTTCAGCAGATTGTGAACATTAGAAAATACTTGAGAACTGACAACGGTAGATGGCTGTGTAGGCCTACAAGAGGCAGATGCAGGAAGCATGAACGCGCAACATACTGGACAGCAATCGAAGCCAACAAAACCCAGTCTAAAAGAAATAGGCAGCAAGGGTAAAAAGAAGGCATACCCACCACAACTGAGTAACAGCTGTGGTTACCGCAAAAACTGATAGGACAATCGGGCAAG includes:
- the LOC136460611 gene encoding uncharacterized protein, producing MLLFYEVGDEYAFFEKVWRLLADDIQYQFRDMIGNQNYQMADNGIRNHLLDNLTALFAKSGSNICNFNLPHRTSAFASSSTNRLVEEELSYNIPCSSDQSDFQSALNDDQIAAFNSIVNRVTNEEPGFFFISGYGGTGKMFLWNCIVNHLRSQNKIVLTVASSGVASLLLPAGCIAHSRFKIPCDLDETSICDIKRGTMLAELIQITSLVIWDEALMTHRVAFEAVDRTFWDIQSQNCSEVAHLLFGGKVVVLGGDLRKILPVIEGGTQAQVINAAIVNSPLWSCVTVLSLTKNMRNENGPILHVDLIITDKEGGVMYAEIPRDEVQNKSPLIEAGKVYTISRFRVKNAKYSYMPICGNNMIEFTCYTRIIVEDIPSDVFPQFVYTLVPFSEIHQHVSVEPEPAHTPASSDVAECVIVPV